A genomic stretch from Actinomycetota bacterium includes:
- the glgX gene encoding glycogen debranching protein GlgX, with amino-acid sequence MRIWPGKPYPLGATWDGEGVNFAIFSENATGVELCLFDDPDDPKESRTVSLRERTDLIWHVYLPDARPGQLYGFRVDGPYDPGRGHRFNPAKLLLDPYAKAISGTVQWSDAIFGYTIGDPREDLAPDPRDSAPGMPRCVVIDPAFTWGDDRPPKVPWNRTIIYEAHVRGMTMMHPAVPDELRGTYLGIASDPIVDHLVDLGITSLELLPVHQFVNDRHLWEQGLTNYWGYNSIGFFAPDVRYACGRLGGQVDEFKSMVKTLHRAGIEVILDVVYNHTGEGNHLGPTVCLRGVDNASYYRLMPHDQRFYMDFTGTGNSMNMLHPRTMQLIMDSLRYWVTEMHVDGFRFDLAPVLARELYEVNRLGTFFDIIQQDPVISQAKLIAEPWDVGPGGYQVGNFPVGWAEWNGEYRDCVRAFWRGDQGRVPELAYRLSGSSDIYAASGRRTYASINFVTAHDGFTLTDLVSYEQKHNWENGEGNRDGHDHNLSSNWGVEGPTDSVQVNRMRERMKRNMLATLIFSQGVPMLLGGDEIGRTQRGNNNAYCQDNEISWFDWDLDPADRELLAFTKRLIAIHNANPVLRRRSFFTGRPGAGGVRDIHWLRPDGEEMTDADWASPVNHVLGMLMPGDLTDEVDERGRPVFGQTLLLLLNGGTRSRLFTLPKPEERGVWEEVMNTARPGTRPVRKGALNLVAHSLVLLRFAEEFGT; translated from the coding sequence TTGCGCATCTGGCCCGGCAAGCCGTACCCGCTCGGCGCCACCTGGGACGGGGAAGGGGTCAACTTCGCCATCTTCTCCGAGAACGCGACCGGGGTGGAGCTGTGCCTGTTCGACGACCCGGACGACCCGAAGGAGTCCCGGACCGTCTCGCTGCGGGAGCGGACCGACCTGATCTGGCACGTCTACCTCCCGGACGCGCGGCCCGGACAGCTCTACGGGTTCCGGGTGGACGGTCCGTACGACCCGGGCCGTGGACACCGGTTCAATCCCGCGAAGCTGCTCCTCGACCCCTACGCGAAGGCCATCTCCGGGACGGTCCAGTGGTCGGACGCCATCTTCGGGTACACGATCGGGGACCCCCGCGAGGACCTCGCTCCGGACCCCCGCGACTCCGCCCCCGGCATGCCCCGGTGCGTGGTGATCGACCCCGCCTTCACGTGGGGGGACGACCGGCCGCCCAAGGTGCCGTGGAACCGCACGATCATCTACGAGGCGCACGTGCGCGGGATGACGATGATGCACCCGGCCGTGCCCGACGAGCTGCGCGGGACCTACCTCGGCATCGCGTCGGACCCGATCGTCGACCACCTGGTGGACCTCGGGATCACCTCGCTCGAGCTGCTGCCAGTCCACCAGTTCGTCAACGACCGCCACCTCTGGGAGCAGGGGCTCACCAACTACTGGGGCTACAACTCGATCGGTTTCTTCGCGCCCGACGTGCGCTACGCGTGCGGGCGGCTCGGAGGGCAGGTCGACGAGTTCAAGTCGATGGTCAAGACCCTCCACCGGGCGGGGATAGAGGTGATCCTCGACGTGGTCTACAACCACACGGGCGAGGGCAACCACCTCGGCCCCACCGTCTGCCTCCGCGGGGTGGACAACGCGTCCTACTACCGGCTGATGCCGCACGACCAGCGGTTCTACATGGACTTCACGGGGACCGGGAACTCGATGAACATGCTGCATCCGCGCACGATGCAGCTGATCATGGACTCTCTGCGCTACTGGGTCACCGAGATGCACGTGGACGGGTTCCGGTTCGACCTGGCCCCCGTCCTGGCGCGCGAGCTGTACGAGGTGAACCGGCTCGGGACCTTCTTCGACATCATCCAGCAGGACCCCGTCATCTCCCAGGCGAAGCTGATCGCCGAGCCGTGGGACGTCGGACCCGGCGGCTACCAGGTGGGTAACTTCCCGGTCGGGTGGGCGGAGTGGAACGGGGAGTACCGCGACTGCGTCCGCGCGTTCTGGCGGGGCGACCAGGGGCGGGTGCCCGAGCTCGCGTACCGACTGTCCGGATCGAGCGACATCTACGCGGCGTCGGGACGTCGCACGTACGCGTCGATCAACTTCGTGACGGCGCACGACGGGTTCACCCTCACCGACCTCGTCTCCTACGAGCAGAAGCACAACTGGGAGAACGGGGAGGGGAACCGGGACGGCCACGACCACAACCTCTCCAGCAACTGGGGCGTCGAGGGCCCGACCGACTCGGTGCAGGTGAACCGGATGCGCGAGCGCATGAAGCGCAACATGCTGGCCACCCTCATCTTCAGCCAGGGCGTCCCGATGCTGCTCGGGGGCGACGAGATCGGCCGGACGCAGCGCGGCAACAACAACGCCTACTGCCAGGACAACGAGATCTCGTGGTTCGACTGGGACCTCGACCCGGCGGACCGTGAGCTGCTGGCCTTCACGAAGCGGCTCATCGCTATCCACAACGCCAACCCGGTGCTCAGGCGGCGATCGTTCTTCACGGGGAGACCGGGGGCAGGCGGGGTCCGCGACATCCACTGGCTGCGTCCGGACGGCGAGGAGATGACCGATGCCGACTGGGCCAGCCCGGTGAACCACGTCCTGGGGATGCTGATGCCGGGCGACCTCACCGACGAAGTGGATGAGCGCGGCCGTCCGGTCTTCGGGCAGACCCTCCTGCTCCTCCTGAACGGCGGGACGCGGTCGCGACTCTTCACGCTGCCTAAACCAGAGGAACGCGGGGTATGGGAGGAGGTGATGAACACCGCTCGCCCCGGCACCCGGCCCGTACGCAAGGGCGCCCTGAACCTCGTCGCCCACTCGCTCGTGCTCCTGCGGTTCGCGGAGGAGTTCGGCACGTGA
- a CDS encoding CocE/NonD family hydrolase: MRQLVLVVAVALSAALVSPARAQTDPPYSHTYEHVLVPMRDGVELSVRIWRPVVPPGTEVPVIATLSPYNALSVRANEQPLPTIMNRLAHRFVPRGYAYVLADVRGTHDSGGCWDYGGLNERRDGYDLVTWLGTREWSNGRVGMIGGSYDGTTANAAAVERPPHLATIVPISAISRWWGYAYHGGARVVYSGATADLDPPSDTPLDFMFAYGFLPPPTIGSLDDAQRIAMRWTPCDRVEQTLRGYDTEPDYDAFWVERDYLRHAPEIEVPTLVAHGLADVNVKPWEGTAWFQALAGPKRMVLGGWAHALPPAHIWNPLLDRWFDRWLLGVPNGVEDEPAVYVSRGLDEPEQDSWGDGPVLRVPLSGSPVTYLDHAALTETEMVLGVGPARYATLDVPVPPGTRIQGRPVVHLRARSDSTSTHFTAILVAAGPAGRRLVARGFLNARYPQGPGTGQDLVPGEERTFRIELIDDDVTLDPTDRLRLVIASSSATWVASDEQRATNTVLPDGSHVEIPVHG; encoded by the coding sequence ATGCGCCAGCTCGTCCTCGTCGTCGCCGTCGCCCTGTCGGCCGCCCTCGTCTCCCCGGCGCGCGCGCAGACCGACCCGCCGTACTCCCACACCTACGAGCACGTGCTCGTACCGATGCGCGACGGGGTCGAGCTCTCCGTGCGGATCTGGCGTCCGGTCGTCCCGCCCGGGACGGAGGTCCCCGTCATCGCCACCCTCAGCCCCTACAACGCGCTGTCCGTCCGCGCGAACGAGCAGCCCCTCCCGACGATCATGAACCGGCTCGCACATCGGTTCGTCCCGCGCGGGTACGCCTACGTGCTGGCGGACGTTCGAGGCACCCACGACTCGGGTGGCTGCTGGGACTACGGCGGCCTGAACGAGCGGCGGGACGGCTACGACCTGGTCACCTGGCTCGGCACCCGCGAGTGGTCGAACGGTCGCGTCGGGATGATCGGCGGCTCCTACGACGGGACGACCGCCAACGCGGCCGCCGTCGAGCGCCCTCCCCACCTGGCGACGATCGTCCCCATCTCGGCCATCAGCCGGTGGTGGGGGTACGCGTATCACGGCGGGGCTCGCGTCGTTTACTCGGGCGCGACCGCCGACCTCGACCCCCCGTCGGACACACCGCTCGACTTCATGTTCGCCTACGGCTTCCTGCCCCCGCCGACCATCGGCTCCCTGGACGACGCCCAGCGCATCGCGATGCGCTGGACCCCCTGCGACCGCGTCGAGCAGACCCTGCGCGGCTACGACACGGAGCCCGACTACGACGCTTTCTGGGTCGAGCGCGACTACCTCCGCCACGCGCCGGAGATCGAGGTGCCCACCCTCGTCGCCCACGGGCTGGCCGACGTGAACGTGAAGCCGTGGGAGGGGACGGCCTGGTTCCAGGCCCTGGCCGGACCCAAGCGGATGGTGCTCGGTGGGTGGGCGCACGCGCTCCCGCCTGCCCACATCTGGAACCCGCTCCTGGACAGGTGGTTCGATCGGTGGCTGCTCGGCGTGCCCAACGGCGTCGAGGACGAGCCGGCCGTGTACGTGTCGCGCGGTCTGGACGAACCTGAGCAGGACTCGTGGGGCGACGGACCCGTCCTGCGCGTGCCGCTGTCCGGGAGCCCTGTGACGTATCTCGACCACGCGGCGCTCACCGAGACCGAGATGGTCCTCGGGGTGGGTCCGGCCCGCTACGCGACGCTCGACGTCCCGGTGCCGCCCGGCACCCGGATCCAGGGGAGACCGGTCGTCCACCTCCGCGCCCGCAGCGACTCGACGAGCACTCACTTCACCGCCATCCTGGTCGCGGCCGGCCCGGCTGGGCGCAGGCTCGTCGCGCGTGGGTTCCTCAACGCCCGCTACCCCCAGGGGCCGGGGACGGGGCAGGACCTCGTCCCGGGCGAGGAGCGGACGTTCCGGATCGAGCTGATCGACGACGATGTCACGTTGGACCCGACGGACCGCCTCCGACTGGTGATCGCCTCATCGAGCGCAACGTGGGTGGCGTCCGACGAGCAGCGGGCGACGAACACCGTCCTGCCGGACGGCTCCCACGTAGAGATACCCGTCCACGGATAG